One genomic region from Candidatus Lokiarchaeota archaeon encodes:
- a CDS encoding TSUP family transporter, producing MHNLVIIVFLVLLFASLAGSTGIGGGGFFTPVLLIVGILTPHEAIPLSKAIILGVATGAVLLNIRNKKVMYKFAFLMEPFTIAGTLIGVQLNMFLPGTILLVLLVLVLSLTGLKTLYSAKEKRHHILNGDDCSQVPESSAETQKSAATCEPKSFRQKCLGIVGALCAGILAGSVGIGGGLLKVPLMLELGLAAEFAAGTGSLMVLFTSLSTVTQFVIFQRLGLLVALGFFMIGFLGSLIGSYCSRFLSEGYKLQIVLAGLILLSTGMISMQWVFVAA from the coding sequence ATGCATAATCTCGTGATTATCGTATTCCTGGTCTTACTTTTTGCAAGCTTGGCAGGTTCTACTGGTATTGGCGGAGGCGGCTTCTTTACCCCGGTTCTTCTGATAGTAGGTATCTTAACCCCTCACGAGGCTATTCCGTTATCCAAAGCTATCATCTTGGGGGTGGCTACAGGAGCAGTCCTACTCAACATAAGGAACAAGAAGGTTATGTACAAATTCGCATTCTTGATGGAGCCATTCACAATCGCCGGTACCCTTATCGGTGTCCAACTAAATATGTTCCTTCCTGGAACGATTCTGTTAGTCCTATTGGTTCTGGTTCTGAGTCTAACCGGACTCAAGACACTCTATTCTGCCAAGGAGAAGCGACATCATATACTGAATGGTGATGATTGTAGTCAAGTCCCTGAATCCTCAGCAGAAACACAGAAGTCGGCTGCCACATGTGAACCCAAATCATTCCGACAGAAATGTTTGGGGATAGTCGGTGCCTTATGTGCAGGTATACTTGCAGGAAGTGTAGGTATCGGGGGCGGCTTATTGAAAGTTCCATTGATGTTGGAGTTAGGCCTTGCCGCTGAATTTGCGGCTGGAACCGGTAGTTTGATGGTTCTTTTCACTTCATTATCTACTGTTACTCAGTTTGTAATTTTCCAACGACTTGGGCTCTTAGTGGCTCTGGGATTTTTCATGATTGGTTTCCTAGGCTCTTTGATTGGATCCTATTGTTCCCGTTTTCTCAGTGAGGGGTATAAGCTGCAGATTGTCCTAGCGGGGTTGATTTTGCTCTCTACTGGAATGATATCTATGCAGTGGGTTTTTGTTGCTGCTTGA
- a CDS encoding DUF1614 domain-containing protein, producing MSDSRLQHSKRSFSVFAILASIIMGILLFQFAGVVFVQLGIEPWLVIVIIIGSLLGSMVNIPVTTIQSQSDKCPDAEYVSLWGFSYRVVQPDCPGETLISVNLGGAVIPVLVSAYLLLIHPQTIPVALLGILIVSVFVKAIARVEPNVGIVTPGLLPPLVAGIASTALMLFLPGMFSPHVLAYVSGTLGTLIGADLLNLNKIAELQTGSASIGGAGTWDGVFLAGLLAVFFV from the coding sequence ATGAGTGATTCACGACTGCAGCACAGCAAACGAAGTTTCTCCGTGTTTGCAATCCTTGCAAGCATCATCATGGGGATCCTATTATTCCAGTTCGCTGGCGTTGTCTTCGTACAGCTGGGAATTGAACCCTGGCTTGTTATTGTCATTATCATTGGATCTCTTCTAGGTAGCATGGTGAACATACCTGTTACCACAATTCAATCACAATCCGACAAATGCCCCGATGCTGAGTATGTCTCACTATGGGGATTCAGCTATCGTGTCGTGCAACCTGACTGCCCGGGCGAGACGCTTATCAGTGTTAATCTTGGTGGGGCGGTAATTCCAGTTCTTGTAAGCGCCTATTTGCTTCTCATTCACCCTCAAACGATTCCGGTTGCACTGTTAGGCATTCTCATCGTATCAGTCTTTGTCAAGGCGATTGCCAGAGTCGAGCCTAATGTGGGGATTGTAACACCTGGACTGCTCCCCCCTCTCGTTGCAGGTATTGCCTCAACTGCGCTTATGCTGTTCCTACCGGGGATGTTCAGTCCGCATGTTCTTGCTTACGTATCAGGCACACTCGGTACGCTGATTGGAGCCGATCTACTTAACCTCAACAAGATCGCCGAACTGCAAACAGGTAGCGCTTCAATTGGCGGTGCAGGAACCTGGGATGGGGTCTTCCTTGCTGGTTTGCTAGCCGTCTTCTTTGTTTAG
- a CDS encoding PIN domain-containing protein, whose translation MEEERARVLIENDMVLAFYKKKNHLKSHATRLFSKIERGDFGTVVIPSVFSIELYYVLDKLTNVSSVRDVIGHIVTFPHLSVIPFTPEHQLAALYLLENYHLGSIFDAIYAAVSLSDDNPDSIIVSTDHVYDRIEGLTRLNPTDV comes from the coding sequence GTGGAGGAGGAAAGAGCAAGAGTGCTGATTGAGAATGATATGGTTTTAGCCTTCTATAAAAAGAAGAATCATCTAAAATCTCATGCAACCCGTCTCTTCTCAAAGATCGAACGGGGTGATTTTGGAACAGTTGTAATTCCTAGCGTCTTCTCAATTGAGTTGTACTACGTCTTGGATAAACTCACTAACGTATCATCCGTTCGTGATGTCATAGGACATATTGTGACATTCCCCCATCTTTCAGTTATTCCATTCACACCTGAGCATCAACTAGCGGCGCTCTATCTTTTGGAGAATTATCATCTGGGATCCATCTTTGATGCAATCTATGCCGCAGTTTCACTTAGTGATGACAATCCAGATAGCATCATTGTATCAACAGATCATGTCTATGACAGAATAGAAGGTTTAACCAGACTGAATCCAACTGATGTCTAG
- a CDS encoding GNAT family N-acetyltransferase, with translation MISSRNKSGVKITNGLVAGAFRQRMYQTRIIITVSFFANPSNADHNIGSQSFLDGMHQSPGFIKPLVDQISMTSEIRRLRKEDQALVDELCAGIWSGNDYVPNRFSQWVEDEDTIVLGTLDDDKLIAIIAMVPISRGGVTWAKGLRVHEDYREEGKATEIVEHLVDTAQDEGYARMWYATSSRNKASMHVAEKVGFELTEQVGYFRLDAPFPKRPKPSPTIKPLRIDPRRLHKMAKETGLFQGSKIPVSWEFEMPTLQGLRRLNEETDFYIIVNDHGSIEAMYFTEDVSRNGSERVAVTIFALDRGIFIDTVARLLEESERHELDQIAFFLGPNATEWSETMLIIPKKYEGRRFVLYEREL, from the coding sequence ATGATCTCAAGCAGGAACAAATCTGGTGTCAAGATAACAAACGGCTTGGTTGCTGGGGCTTTCCGACAACGTATGTATCAAACACGCATCATCATTACTGTATCATTCTTCGCAAACCCAAGTAATGCAGACCATAACATCGGCTCTCAATCGTTTCTTGATGGAATGCATCAATCTCCGGGATTCATAAAGCCGTTAGTTGACCAGATTAGTATGACTTCTGAGATTCGGCGGCTCAGAAAAGAGGACCAGGCCCTCGTGGACGAGCTATGTGCAGGCATATGGAGTGGTAATGATTACGTGCCAAACCGATTCAGCCAATGGGTAGAGGATGAGGACACCATTGTGCTTGGCACACTCGACGACGACAAATTGATTGCAATAATCGCTATGGTCCCTATCTCTCGGGGCGGGGTCACCTGGGCGAAAGGCCTGCGAGTTCATGAGGATTACCGTGAAGAAGGAAAGGCAACCGAAATCGTAGAACACTTGGTCGATACAGCTCAAGATGAAGGCTACGCGCGGATGTGGTACGCCACTAGCTCGCGTAACAAGGCATCTATGCATGTGGCAGAGAAGGTAGGTTTTGAACTCACCGAGCAAGTTGGATACTTCCGACTGGATGCACCCTTCCCGAAACGACCGAAACCAAGTCCTACTATCAAGCCACTAAGAATCGATCCCAGGCGGCTTCACAAAATGGCGAAAGAAACTGGCCTCTTTCAAGGTTCGAAAATCCCCGTTTCATGGGAATTCGAAATGCCAACACTTCAAGGTCTCAGAAGACTGAATGAAGAAACCGATTTCTACATCATAGTAAACGACCATGGCTCGATAGAAGCGATGTACTTCACGGAGGATGTCAGCAGAAATGGATCTGAACGCGTTGCCGTCACTATTTTTGCGCTCGATAGAGGCATCTTCATCGATACAGTTGCTCGATTGCTTGAGGAGTCTGAAAGACACGAGCTGGATCAAATTGCCTTCTTTCTGGGACCCAATGCCACCGAATGGTCAGAAACGATGCTGATCATCCCCAAGAAATACGAGGGCCGCCGCTTCGTGTTGTATGAGCGTGAACTGTAA